The Dehalococcoidales bacterium genome contains the following window.
ACTGTCAAGACAGCGTTGTCGCCATATTGTTACCTTTCATATCTAGAAAGACGCCAGATGTGATTTATAAGCTCCCTGCAAAAAGTGTCATAAAGCTCTTGACAAATATAAACGGTGGTGATAATATTACCATAACGCACATCTTAAGGAAAGGGAGATAATCACCATGTCAGTAACCCTGGCCCAACTGATTCGAGCTGCCAGAACACGCCTCGGCGAGACTACCCAGGGAGACCTCGGTAGAATGGCCGGTACCAGCCTCGAGAATGTGACCGCCATCGAGAATGGCCGTAACCTCCAACCCAGCCCCGAGGTTATCGCCGGGCTCTCCAAAGCCCTTGATCTGCTGGTAGAAGATATCTACGCCGCCATTACTGGTACCCTGGAAGACTACCCCTGGGTAAAACCGAGGGAGCTCGACCTTAAAG
Protein-coding sequences here:
- a CDS encoding helix-turn-helix domain-containing protein, with the protein product MSVTLAQLIRAARTRLGETTQGDLGRMAGTSLENVTAIENGRNLQPSPEVIAGLSKALDLLVEDIYAAITGTLEDYPWVKPRELDLK